In the Blautia coccoides genome, TGATCTGGGAACCCCGCTTCTGGTGGGACCTGTGTTTCGGCCGCTGTTTGACAAGCTGAAAATCTCCAGGGAAAAACTGGCCTGGATCCTGGACTCCACGTCTTCTCCGGTGGCGATTCTGATCCCATTTATCGGCTGGGGCGTATATATTATGGGACTTATCCAGTCAGAATTTGACAATCTGGGTGTAAAGGAATCCGATTATACCACTTTTGTCCAGGCGATTCCCTTTCAGATCTACGCGATCTTGGCGATCATCCTGATTCCGCTCATAGCTTTCACAAAAATAGATTTTTCCCAGATGAAAAAAGCGGAGCAGAGAACAGAGAAAGAAAAAGCCGGTTACAGCTTTACAGAACACGCGGAGGAAGAAGAGAGTACCGGAATATATTCTAAAAAGAACGCAAAGCCGATCATGGTGATCCTTCCTATTGTAGTGGTATTTGTCACCCTGTTCGCGACCCTGGCGCCTTTAGGCTTTCCCTTTAAAAAGGTGGACGGTAACGAATTCAGAGTTGCGCTTACCATGGGCTATTTTTTCGGGGCGCTGGTCCTGATCCTCATGATCTGTCTTTTCAAGGTAATGAACTTCAGTGAGACCTTCAAAGTATATGTGGGAGGTATGAAGGGGATGACAGATGTGGCAATTACCCTGGTACTGGCCTGGTCTCTGGGAAGTATGATCAGTGAACTGGGAACGGCCCAGTTTATTGTGGATGTGCTGAAGTCCATGAGCTTTTCAGCGGCTCTGGTTCCGGCGGCAATCTTTTTGTTTGGAGCCTTTGTCTCCTTTTCCACAGGCAGTTCCTGGGGAACCTTTGCGATCATGATGCCTCTTGCTATACCCATGGCACAGGCTTTCTCCATACCTTTTGCCATAGCGGTAGGTGCGGTTCTCTCCGGGGGTCTGTTTGGCGACCATTGTTCCCCTATCTCCGATACTACGATCCTGTCCTCCACAGGGGCAGAATGCGATCTGGTGGAGCATGTGAGGACCCAGCTTCCCTATGCGCTGGTCAACGGTGTCATTGCCCTGACTGCGTTTATAATCGCGGGAGCCACAAAAAGTGCGGCTTCTCTGGGATTTGCAGTGGCAGCACTGGTCATTGTAGTATTTATCATCAATAAAGTATCGAACAGAAAAGCAGTGGTATAAGAAGCAGCCGGCGCTCCGGGAATGGGTGGAGCGCCGGCTGCTTTGTTGTCAGGAAAAAAGCCATCCTGACCATGTCTGCAGCCTTGCGGTAAAATTTTATGGGAGGCAGTTGAAACATTTCCGGCAGATGAACTGTCTAATAAGCAGAAACATGAAAAACATGTGGAAACGTACGTACGGAAGAAAGGAACCTGTTATGAATGATCTTATAAAAAAAGCGAAGGAGCGGGATGCGGATGCGTTCACGGAACTCATGCAGTCCCAGATGCAGAATATGTACAAAGCTGCCCGCTCACTGCTTTCCAACCAGGAGGACGCTGCAGATGCCATATCGGAAACCATCCTCACCTGCTGGGAGAAAATAGACCAGCTCAGGGAAGAAAGGTATTTCCGTACCTGGATGACCAGAATCCTGATCAACAAATGTAATGATATAAGGAACAAAAAGGAAAATCTTTTTTTCACAGACGAGACGCCTGAAGTGGAAGTAAAAGAAGAGGGTTACAGTGATCTGGAATGGAATGAGGCCCTGGGAATCCTGGATGAGAAATACCGGACCGTGATCGTCCTGTATTATGTGGAAGGCTTTAAAATGTCGGAAATCGCAGAAATCCTGGATATTCCGGAGGCGACTGTGAGGACGAGGATAGCGAGAGCCAGAAAGAAGATGGCAGAGGAATATTATCCGGAGGTGGAAAGGAGAAGACTGATATGAGTATGAGAGAAGATGAAATATTAGAAAAACTCAGACAGGATGTGCAGATTCCGGAAAGGGTACAGCAAAAAGCAGAGGAAGCTTTTGCTTCTATAAAAAAGGATGCCCGGAAAAGGTACGAAGAGGAGAGTATGGCAATGAGAAAAGTAACGGGTAAAGTGCCAAGAAAAAAAATATGGGTCCTTGCAGCCGCGGCCCTTCTTGTCTTTGGAACTGTCACAGCGGGGGCGGCAGCCTATATGCAGTGGAGTCACGGAATGTCAGAGGGGATGAAAGCGGAACCGGATCAAATGCATAAACTGGAAGCGGAAAATATGGCGTCACCTGTGGACAAAAGTGTAAGTGCCCAGGGGATAAAAGTCACGGCAATGCAGAGTATTGTGGATAACTATTACGTACATTTGGCATTTAAGGTGGAGGGCTATGAGCTTGATCAGGGAAAGCAGCCGGATTTTGAAAATGTACAGGTGAAAATTGACGGCAAAGACGCGGCAGACGGAGGATTCAGCATTTCCAGATCCTTTTACAACGGATTGGTGCAGGGAAATGACGGCAGAGCTGTCTATGCGGACGGGACTCCAATCTCTGAGGATGGAATCTTGGAGAGATATGCTCTGGAAGACGGCAGTATGGAGTATGAGATCACTTTGGCAAAAGAAGATGAAAAGGGATACTTTATCGGAAAGCCCATCAGTGTTGAGTTGGAAAATTTGGGTGAGATCACCATAGACGGTTATATACCGGACATAGAAGCTGAGTGGGATTTTGCCTGGACCCTGGGCGGTTCGGATCATGTACGGGAAAGCAGCCCGGACTATGTGCTTGGGGACAGCGGGGCCACTGTAAAGCAGGTAGAAATATCTCCTATTTCCATGAGAGTGGTATATGATTTCCCAAGAAAGCTGACAGAGGAAAAAGGCGTGAATGAGTCAGGGGAAGAGATTGTTTCCCGGACATATGAGGAAGCGCCGTGGCTGACAGGAGTAAAATTAAAAGACGGAACCACATATCTGTATCTGTACCGGGGCCCCGGCAGTTCCGGCTATTTATCGGAAGACAGTGATGAGTATACCCTGACCTATGGAATTGACCGGATACTGGACCCGGATCAGGTGGAGAGCCTTCTGTTCGTAAAATCCTATCCTGAGGGTGAGCAGGTTCTGACTGAGGACAACCTTTATATTGTACCTATTGAATAAATGAAAATCGACTAATATTTCCGATATAATATAACAAAACAGAGGGAATGCTGTTATGTATAGACAGCCCCTCTGTTTTTTTGCATGTCCCTTTTTCTTCATTATTGTTGCAAATTCTGAAACTTTCTAAAAAAAATATAAAGCCCTTGACAAATAAACACGCTGGTGCTATCTTTAGAACATAGATGTTAGCACTCCACACAAACGAGTGCTAACAATGCCGGAAAAGAGACCGGCCTTATCAATGCAAAAGCAGAAAGGAGATAATAATGGACAGTGAACTGGATGAGCGGAAACGAAAGATATTAAAAGCCATTATCCAGACGTATCTGGAGACCGGCGAACCGGTTGGCTCGAGAACTATTTCAAAATACACTGACCTGAATCTCAGCTCTGCAACTATCCGGAACGAGATGTCAGACCTGGAGGAACTGGGGTATATCGTACAGCCCCACACTTCGGCAGGGCGGATTCCCTCAGACGCAGGTTATCGCCTCTATGTGGATGAGCTGATGCGGGAGAAGGAACAGGAAGTTTCGGAAATCAAGGAAATGATGATCGAGCGGACCGACAAAATGGAGAAGGTGCTCAAACAGGTGGTGAAGGTTCTTGCATCCAACACCAACTACGCGACCATGATCACCGGCCCGACCTATCACAGAAACAAATTAAAATTCATTCAGCTTTCCAGAGTGGCTGAGATGCAGCTTCTGGCAGTTCTGGTGATCGAAGGAAATATTGTAAAGAATCATATGATAGCCCTTCAGGAGCCTATGGATGATGACACAATACTGAAGCTGAACCTGCTTCTCAATACCCAGTTAAACGGCCTCACCATTGAGGAGATCAACCTGGGTATGATCACTAAGATGAAAGAACAGGCAGGTATCCACAGCGCTGTTGTGGGAAGCGTCATTGACGCGGTGGCTAATGCCATTGCGGTGGATGAGGATGAGGTGGAGATTTATACCAGCGGGACCACGAATATTTTTAAATATCCGGAGCTGGCAGATACCTCAAAAGCCAGTGAACTGATTTCCGCCTTTGAGGAAAAACAGGAACTGGTAGATTTGGTCAAAGATACCATGAATTCCGAGGAAAATACCGGCATTCAGGTATACATTGGAAATGAAACTCCTGTTAAGACTATGAAAGACTGCAGCGTCGTGACGGCCACATATGATTTGGGAGGCGGTATGCAGGGAACCATCGGTATCATAGGCCCCAAACGTATGGATTACGAAAATGTAGTGGACAATTTAAAAACGCTGAAGACGCAGTTAGACAATATATTTAAGAAAACCTAGAAAGGCGGTACGGATTCGTGTCAGAAGAAAAAGAATTATATGAAGAGATGCAGCCGGATACGGCTTCTGATGAGAAGGCAGAAGAAATCTTAGAGGAAGACGATAAGGCGCTGGCAGAGGAGGCCACCTGTGAAGAGCCCGGTGACGATGATGACCAGGCTGATGAGGAGACAGAAGGCCGGACAGAAGAGCAGGCTGACCAGACAAAAGGCAAGTCATCTGAGAAAAAAGGCTTGTTCGGTAAGAAGAAAAAAGATAAAAAAGATGAAAAAATAGAAGAGCTCACCGATATGGTGAAACGCCAGATGGCAGAGTTCGATAACTTCAGAAAGCGCACAGAGAAGGAGAAAGCCTCCATGTATGAAATCGGCGCGCGTGAAGTGATCGATAAGATTCTTCCGGTTGTTGACAACTTTGAAAGAGGTCTTGCGGCAGTTCCGGAAAATGAAAAAGAAAGTCCCTTTGCTGACGGTATGACAAAGATTTACAAGCAGATGATGACCGTCTTTGAAGAGATCGGCGTAAAGCCTATTGAAGCAGTAGGGCAGGAATTCAATCCGGATTACCACAATGCAGTGATGCATGTGGAGGATGAAGAAGCCGGTGAGAATGTAGTGGTGGAAGAATTCCAGAAAGGCTACCTTTACAAAGACCATGTAGTGAGACACAGCATGGTGAAGGTTGCCAATTAGTTTTAGATGGTGCGCCGAAGGCGCAACCCAAATTCTCCGGCGGGACAGACCGTTGGATTTTATCTCATAGATGAAACGCTTTGGCGGGAGCGTAAAGCCGCTGTGAACAGGAAAAGTAATTGATTTTAAATTCAGGAGGAATTTATCATGGGTAAAATTATAGGTATTGACTTAGGTACAACAAACAGTTGTGTAGGTGTTATGGAAGGCGGACAGCCGGTAGTTATCGCCAATGCAGAGGGCGCAAGAACAACACCGTCCGTAGTAGCTTTTACAAAATCAGGAGAAAGACTGGTAGGTGAGCCGGCAAAACGTCAGGCTGTTACCAATGCAGATAAAACCATCTCTTCCATTAAGAGACATATGGGAACAGATTACAGAGTGACAATTGACGATAAAAAATATTCTCCGCAGGAAATTTCCGCAATGATCCTTCAGAAACTGAAAAGCGACGCGGAAAACTATCTGGGTGAGAAAGTAACAGAGGCAGTTATCACAGTTCCTGCTTACTTCAACGATGCTCAGCGTCAGGCAACAAAAGACGCTGGTAAGATTGCAGGTCTGGAAGTAAAACGTATCATCAACGAGCCTACAGCAGCAGCGCTTGCTTACGGCCTTGACAATGAAAAAGAGCAGAAGATCATGGTATACGACTTAGGCGGTGGTACTTTCGATGTTTCCATCATTGAGATCGGTGACGGCGTTATCGAAGTATTATCCACAGCAGGTGACAACCGTCTGGGCGGCGACGACTTTGACCAGAAAGTTGCAGATTACATGATCGCTGAATTCAAGAAATCCGAAGGCGTAGACCTTTCCGCAGACAAGATGGCAATGCAGAGGATCAAAGAGGCTGCTGAGAAAGCGAAAAAAGAACTTTCCTCAGCAACCACAACCAATATCAACCTGCCGTTTATCAGCATGAACAGCAATGGACCTCTGCACTTTGATATGAACCTGACAAGGGCCAAATTCGATGAATTGACACATGACCTGGTTGAGAGAACAGCAGAGCCGGTTCGCCGTGCACTGTCTGATGCAGGCCTGAATTCTTCCGAACTGGGCCAGGTACTGTTAGTCGGCGGTTCCACACGTATTCCGGCTGTACAGGACAAAGTAAAACAGCTCACAGGCAAAGAGCCAAGCAAGACTCTGAACCCGGATGAGTGTGTAGCTCTGGGTGCTTCCGTACAGGGCGGTAAGCTGGCAGGCGACGCAGGCGCAGGCGATATCCTTCTTCTGGATGTTACTCCGTTGTCCCTGTCCATTGAGACCATGGGCGGTATCGCAACAAGACTGATCGAGAGAAATACAACGATCCCTACTAAGAAGAGCCAGATCTTCTCCACTGCGGCTGATAACCAGACAGCAGTAGATATCAACGTGGTACAGGGTGAGAGACAGTTCGCAAGAGATAACAAATCCCTCGGACAGTTCCGTCTGGATGGAATTCCGCCTGCAAGAAGAGGTGTTCCGCAGATCGAGGTTACTTT is a window encoding:
- a CDS encoding SLC13 family permease, with the protein product MNYGILSLLPPIIAVILAIKSRNVILSLFCGGLTGVLIFSHGNPFLAVKSMIGDYLFVQLTDSYNAGVIVLVVFIGGFIKLMEKSGGAQAFGQSAYRYVNTKLKAQLCAWAGGIIIFFSDLGTPLLVGPVFRPLFDKLKISREKLAWILDSTSSPVAILIPFIGWGVYIMGLIQSEFDNLGVKESDYTTFVQAIPFQIYAILAIILIPLIAFTKIDFSQMKKAEQRTEKEKAGYSFTEHAEEEESTGIYSKKNAKPIMVILPIVVVFVTLFATLAPLGFPFKKVDGNEFRVALTMGYFFGALVLILMICLFKVMNFSETFKVYVGGMKGMTDVAITLVLAWSLGSMISELGTAQFIVDVLKSMSFSAALVPAAIFLFGAFVSFSTGSSWGTFAIMMPLAIPMAQAFSIPFAIAVGAVLSGGLFGDHCSPISDTTILSSTGAECDLVEHVRTQLPYALVNGVIALTAFIIAGATKSAASLGFAVAALVIVVFIINKVSNRKAVV
- a CDS encoding RNA polymerase sigma factor gives rise to the protein MNDLIKKAKERDADAFTELMQSQMQNMYKAARSLLSNQEDAADAISETILTCWEKIDQLREERYFRTWMTRILINKCNDIRNKKENLFFTDETPEVEVKEEGYSDLEWNEALGILDEKYRTVIVLYYVEGFKMSEIAEILDIPEATVRTRIARARKKMAEEYYPEVERRRLI
- a CDS encoding DUF4179 domain-containing protein, which codes for MSMREDEILEKLRQDVQIPERVQQKAEEAFASIKKDARKRYEEESMAMRKVTGKVPRKKIWVLAAAALLVFGTVTAGAAAYMQWSHGMSEGMKAEPDQMHKLEAENMASPVDKSVSAQGIKVTAMQSIVDNYYVHLAFKVEGYELDQGKQPDFENVQVKIDGKDAADGGFSISRSFYNGLVQGNDGRAVYADGTPISEDGILERYALEDGSMEYEITLAKEDEKGYFIGKPISVELENLGEITIDGYIPDIEAEWDFAWTLGGSDHVRESSPDYVLGDSGATVKQVEISPISMRVVYDFPRKLTEEKGVNESGEEIVSRTYEEAPWLTGVKLKDGTTYLYLYRGPGSSGYLSEDSDEYTLTYGIDRILDPDQVESLLFVKSYPEGEQVLTEDNLYIVPIE
- the hrcA gene encoding heat-inducible transcriptional repressor HrcA, which translates into the protein MDSELDERKRKILKAIIQTYLETGEPVGSRTISKYTDLNLSSATIRNEMSDLEELGYIVQPHTSAGRIPSDAGYRLYVDELMREKEQEVSEIKEMMIERTDKMEKVLKQVVKVLASNTNYATMITGPTYHRNKLKFIQLSRVAEMQLLAVLVIEGNIVKNHMIALQEPMDDDTILKLNLLLNTQLNGLTIEEINLGMITKMKEQAGIHSAVVGSVIDAVANAIAVDEDEVEIYTSGTTNIFKYPELADTSKASELISAFEEKQELVDLVKDTMNSEENTGIQVYIGNETPVKTMKDCSVVTATYDLGGGMQGTIGIIGPKRMDYENVVDNLKTLKTQLDNIFKKT
- the grpE gene encoding nucleotide exchange factor GrpE; translation: MSEEKELYEEMQPDTASDEKAEEILEEDDKALAEEATCEEPGDDDDQADEETEGRTEEQADQTKGKSSEKKGLFGKKKKDKKDEKIEELTDMVKRQMAEFDNFRKRTEKEKASMYEIGAREVIDKILPVVDNFERGLAAVPENEKESPFADGMTKIYKQMMTVFEEIGVKPIEAVGQEFNPDYHNAVMHVEDEEAGENVVVEEFQKGYLYKDHVVRHSMVKVAN
- the dnaK gene encoding molecular chaperone DnaK, with translation MGKIIGIDLGTTNSCVGVMEGGQPVVIANAEGARTTPSVVAFTKSGERLVGEPAKRQAVTNADKTISSIKRHMGTDYRVTIDDKKYSPQEISAMILQKLKSDAENYLGEKVTEAVITVPAYFNDAQRQATKDAGKIAGLEVKRIINEPTAAALAYGLDNEKEQKIMVYDLGGGTFDVSIIEIGDGVIEVLSTAGDNRLGGDDFDQKVADYMIAEFKKSEGVDLSADKMAMQRIKEAAEKAKKELSSATTTNINLPFISMNSNGPLHFDMNLTRAKFDELTHDLVERTAEPVRRALSDAGLNSSELGQVLLVGGSTRIPAVQDKVKQLTGKEPSKTLNPDECVALGASVQGGKLAGDAGAGDILLLDVTPLSLSIETMGGIATRLIERNTTIPTKKSQIFSTAADNQTAVDINVVQGERQFARDNKSLGQFRLDGIPPARRGVPQIEVTFDIDANGIVNVSAKDLGTGKEQHITITAGSNMSDDDIDKAVREAAEYEAQDKKRKEAVDTKNDADAMVFQTEKALEEAGDKLDANDKTAVEADLNALKELLNSCANTEEITDAQVADIKAGKDKLMESAQKLFAKMYEQAQASQGAQAGPGPDAGAGTQGGNEAYGDDVVDGDYREV